The genomic segment TTGATGGAATTGCTCGTCATGATCGACACGTGCAAGCGTGCAAGCGCCGAGCGCGTAACGGCCGTAATTCCGTACTTCGGTTACGCGCGGCAAGATCGCAAGGATGAAGGCCGAGTGCCGATCACGGCGAAGCTCGTCGCGAATCTGATCGAGCGTTCCGGAGCCGATCGCGTGTTGACGATGGATCTGCATGCCGCGCAGATTCAAGGCTTCTTCGATTTGCCGGTCGACCACTTATACGCCGCGCCGGTCTTAAACGATCACTTCAAGGAGATGAACTTCGCGCTCGACGACGTCGTCGTGGTGAGTCCCGACGAGGGGAGCATCAAGCGTGCGCTGGGGCATGCGAAACGGATGGGAGTTCGCTTGGCGATCGTCGATAAGCGCCGCTCGAGCGCGGAGAAGACGAAGCAAGAGAACATCCTCGGCGCGCCGATCGAGGGAAAGATTTGTCTCATGTTCGACGACATGATCAGCACGGCCGGGTCGATTTGCGGCGCCGCGGAGAAGGTGGCGGAAGCAGGTGCGCGAGAAATCTACGTCGCCACGACGCACGGCATTCTCTGCGGCAACGCCATCGCGAACTTGCAGCAAGCTCCGATCAAAAAAGTGATTCTAACCGACACGATTCCGCTGCTTCCGGAACGAAAGCTGCCGAAGATGACGATCCTCAGCGTTGCCCCGCTCTTGGGCGAGGCGATCAAGCGGATTCATCGCAACGAATCGGTGAGCCGGTTGTTTACCTAACGCGCATGCTTCATAATAAGCCGCTCGGGAGCGAGCCATCCGCAGGGCCGGTAGCCAAGCTCATGTGAACCGCCGTCGTCCGTCGAGCGCGGTTCGAAACAACTCTTGGTTTTATCGAAACGGTGATTTTATGTGGAAGCGAATGACGTCTCGTTCGTTGTTGGGATTGGCTGCGTTGTTGGTCGGCGTATCGTCGGCCGGTGCGCATTTCGTCTGGATCGAAACGACTGCCAAAGAAGGCCAATTGCTGGTGCGCAGCGGCTTCGGCGAGTCGGGCGGTTGGGATATCGACCTCGTCGACAAGATCAAGGCCACGAAGTATTGGGCCCGAACCGGGGGCGTTCTCGAACCGCTGGCATTGCCGCTCGACACTACGGAAAAAGAATATCGGGCCAAGATCACGGGCAAGGCTCCGTCGGCCATCATCGGGCAATGCGATTACGGCGTCATTCAATTCGGAAATAGTCCGGCGTCGCTGTTGCGCTACACTGCGAAGAGCCTCGTCGGTGCGCCGGCAGCTTGGCAAGATTCGACTCCTAATAAAGACCTGCGTATCGAACTCATCGCATCGGTCGAAGGGGAAGCCGTGAAGTTGCAGGCGTTGTTTCTCGGTAAGCCGCTCGCCGATGCAAAGATTAAGGCCGATATTCCGGACGGCAAAAGCGTGGAATTCAAGACCGACTCGACCGGAACGGCTCATTGGCCGCTCGTCGGTGGGGGAACGTATCGTTGCTACGTCGGCACGACGACGAAAAAGCCCGGCGAACTCGACGGCAAGAAATACGATGTGCTGAAAGATTACACCTCGCTGACGTTCGAGATCGGCGGAGACAAGGTAGCGACGAAGAAATAAGCCGCCGCTCGCGGTTAGGTTTGCCATTAACCAGCGACATTACGAACAACGGCCGCCGTGGCGATCATCGCGCGGCGGCCGTGTTGTTGAATGAACGGCGTTCATCGAGCGATGCTTATCGTGTCGGCGCCGGGCGTTGCGTGCCACGCCGCAGCGGGTCGTAGGTGCGTAGCGGCGGCCGCTCGTCGGTCAACGTCTTTTCGAGCGTGCGGACTTCCATCAGCCAGCGCTCGCTCCGGCGATGCCGAACCTTAAAGACGCGATCGGCCGCCTCGATGAAGAGTCGGCGTGCGATCGGTGCGATCACGAAGCCCAGGCTCATCGCCATGGCGACGCCGAAATGGACGGCGGTAAGACGCAAGAGTTCCATGGGTCATATTCCTCGGGTTCGAGGCATTTCGACGGCATTTCGACCGGCGTGAGCGGTATCGAGCTGCTTCGCTCCGGCGCCGCTGCGCGCGCGATCGAGCGAGTGTTGGGCGAGCCGTGCGAGCGCGGAGTCGCGCCTGGCGATGTCGCCGTGGCGCTCGAACACGCGCGCCATGAACCGCACGCACGTTTGGCAGTTCATGTCCGCAATCCGCAGCGGCGCGAAGAGCATGTACGACTCTTCCCAATTACCGGAGCGAGCACAGAGCACCGCCAGGCTGATGCGATACAGACGCGAGTCGGGAGCGAGCGAGATGGCGCGCCGCAACAGCGGCACCACGCACTCCAGCGGGTAATCGAGCTTATTCATATAGTACGCCATCGCGTACAACGCTTCGTCTTGCTCGGGCTCGCGCTGCGAAGCATCGCGGCAAACTTCGAGCGCTTGCTGGTATTCGCCGATGAGCCCCAACGCGGCGGTCAGGCCGGGAAGCATGATCGCCGGAAGATCGGAACGCGTGACGAGAAAGTTTAAGATCGTTCTCGCATCGTCTTTCTTGCCGCAGCGTCGATACACGTCGGCCATCGCCAGCTGCGCGGCGGGCGAAAGGGGGACCAGCGTCGAGGCGACTTCGAATGCGCGGCAGGCCGACGAATAGCGGCGTTGCGCGTGCCAGAGCAAGCCCTGCAACTGGATGAAGCGGCCGTCGTCCGGGAAGCGAAGCAAGGCTACGCGCAAAAGCTCTTCGCATTGCGGCAGTTCGCCGTGCTCGTAGTGACGATACATCGCTTCGTGCAGCAGTTGCGAATCGTCTTGTTCCGTCGTCGAAAAATCCATCTTCGTTAACTCCAGAAAACGATGCCGTCTAAGGGTGGGGAGAGAGGCGAGAGGTGACTTCTGCATGCCGAATGCAGGAGGATCATTTCTGCAAGATGAGGCGGTTTTGATTGGTGATCGACATGCGGTAGATCATGCCGCGGTGCTCGATGTGGATGATTCGGGACTCGCCGAACAGGCTCTTGGAGTTGATGATTCGCGCCGCCATGGGAAGCTCGGCGCCGGCATCGGTCGATTCGGAAAATTGCGGCTCGGAAGTGCGGAACTCCGGCTGGTCGGAGTCGGTCATATACATGGTTGTGCCCTGTGCATGCATGAGTGTTGGGGAACGAAATCCTGCCTCTCTGGGCAGAAAACTCAGGCAAGACGTTGGCGAAACCATGAGCAATCCTTGCTCGATGCCCGTTTCTTGATGATAATGAGTCTCAGTAGCGATAAAATACAAAGTTGACCGGCGGTTGTCAAATGTTTTCTAGCTGACCGTCGCATTAAGTGATCGCGGAAAGGCTGCGATCCCGGCGTCGACTTGGTCGGCCTGCTTCATCTTTATAGACCAGATGGAAATGGTCCGAATAAGTAGAGTTTGCCGAGCAGCTTCCACTCAGATCGAGGTCTTTCTTTAGCGAGAATCTGAAGGGCGAATCTCGGTTTTTTCTGTCTCGAAAAGGCTCCAGCAGTCGCCCCTAATTTTCTCGTTCCCCTGGGGTTGCTAATAAGTCGAATTCTTGGAGAATAGACCGACTCGGCGGTCCGCTAGCGGCACCGTCATACCCATCGCAAGACGCGCGACGCGCCGTTTTTACGCTGGAGTAGCGAGTGTTGGAGTCGTGCTGTCGAAACGTAAAGCTTGCGTTTCCCCGGCCGGTATCCGGCGTTTCTAAGATGGGTTTGGGTTTACGTCGGTCATCACGCCACGCGAGTTTCGCTTGGCGATCGCATAATTTCTCGCATTTGAGATCGTTTTTTTCGGGTGTCATCCATGTCGGAAGTGTTCCACGTCAGTCTGCGTGAAGAAACCGGTTCTCGTAACATGCATCGGCTTCGCCGCGCGGGCAAAGTCCCGGCGGTGCTATACGGTCACGGCCAGCCGAGCATGAATCTCGCGCTTGGGTCGGATGAGGTGAAGGCCCTGGTTCGCCACGGTGCCCGCGTCGTCGATCTCGAAGGAGCGGTCGCCGAGAAGGCGTTCGTTCGCGAACTGCAATGGGACACGTTCGGTCGCGAGGTCTTGCACCTCGACCTGACGCGCGTCTCGGCCGATGAGCGCGTGACGGTGGAAGTGCAGATCGAGCTCAAGGGGGATGCCCAGGGGGTGAAAGACGGCGGCGTGCTCGACTTCCAAACGCACAGCGTCGAAATCGAGTGCTTGGTCGTCGCGATTCCGGAGAAGCTCATTCTCCGCGTCGGCGGCCTGAAGCTCGACGCGCACCTCAATGCCGATCAAATCGAATTGCCGACCGGTGCGACGCTCGTGACCGATGCCCATACTTGCATCGTTTCCTGTGCGAAGCCGATCGACATCAGTGAAACGGCTGCCGGCGACGGCGCCGAACCGGAAGTGATCGGTCGTAAGGCCGGTGAAGAAGCTGCCGACGAATAAGAATCGATGAGTAAGAGTCGTGATTCGGGGCGGCGGGATGGCCCGCGAAAGGCATGAAGCTGATCGTCGGCTTGGGAAACCCCGGCAAGAAGTACGAAGGAACGCGTCACAACGTCGGGTTCGACGTTCTGGCGGCTCTGGCCCGGCGCAACGGCGCCGCCGGAGTCAAGTCGGCGTTCCAGGGAGAGACGACGGACATATTGGTGGGTGGAAGTGAGCGGACCATGTTGCTCTGGCCTCACACGTTCATGAACCGGAGTGGTTCGAGCGTCGTAGGGGCTCGCGACTTTTACAAGCTCACGAACGCCGACTTGCTCGTGGTGTGCGACGATCTGAATCTTCCCCTGGGAAAGCTTCGGGTTCGAGCCAAGGGCTCATCAGGTGGTCAGAAGGGGTTGGAAGACACGATTCGGTGCGTCGGGGGAGACGGCTTTGCGAGGTTGCGAGTCGGCATCGGATCGCCCGCCGACCTGCATGCGGAGATGGACGCGGCCGATTTCGTGCTCGGTAAGTTCGCTAAGGCGGAACGAACCGAGATGGAGATCGCCGTGACGCTGGCTGCCGAGGCCGCCGAGGTTTGGGTTCGCGAAGGGATCGCTGCGTGCATGAATCGCTACAACTGAAATTAAAAATCAATCGAAGTGCTGGTAAGAGGTTGTGGAGTGGTGGAT from the Planctomycetia bacterium genome contains:
- a CDS encoding ribose-phosphate pyrophosphokinase produces the protein MNDLKIFSGRSNPSLTARICEYVGIPQGHLALTSFPDSEISCKLEENVRGRDVYLVQSTCSPVNETLMELLVMIDTCKRASAERVTAVIPYFGYARQDRKDEGRVPITAKLVANLIERSGADRVLTMDLHAAQIQGFFDLPVDHLYAAPVLNDHFKEMNFALDDVVVVSPDEGSIKRALGHAKRMGVRLAIVDKRRSSAEKTKQENILGAPIEGKICLMFDDMISTAGSICGAAEKVAEAGAREIYVATTHGILCGNAIANLQQAPIKKVILTDTIPLLPERKLPKMTILSVAPLLGEAIKRIHRNESVSRLFT
- a CDS encoding hemin uptake protein HemP translates to MAARIINSKSLFGESRIIHIEHRGMIYRMSITNQNRLILQK
- the pth gene encoding aminoacyl-tRNA hydrolase; amino-acid sequence: MKLIVGLGNPGKKYEGTRHNVGFDVLAALARRNGAAGVKSAFQGETTDILVGGSERTMLLWPHTFMNRSGSSVVGARDFYKLTNADLLVVCDDLNLPLGKLRVRAKGSSGGQKGLEDTIRCVGGDGFARLRVGIGSPADLHAEMDAADFVLGKFAKAERTEMEIAVTLAAEAAEVWVREGIAACMNRYN
- a CDS encoding 50S ribosomal protein L25, translating into MSEVFHVSLREETGSRNMHRLRRAGKVPAVLYGHGQPSMNLALGSDEVKALVRHGARVVDLEGAVAEKAFVRELQWDTFGREVLHLDLTRVSADERVTVEVQIELKGDAQGVKDGGVLDFQTHSVEIECLVVAIPEKLILRVGGLKLDAHLNADQIELPTGATLVTDAHTCIVSCAKPIDISETAAGDGAEPEVIGRKAGEEAADE